CCTATGCTGATACCGATCGAAGCGTGGAGTGCCCCAATGGCATCGGGACAATCCACCTGATTTTGCTACGACGGTTGCTGAGAGCAACTTGCATACCAAAGTGGTTGGTTCGCCATGTGTGATGCGAATTCTGACAATTCAACTGATCGCAATACCGCGGTTGCTTGCTGGATTTTGCCTCGTTCATGTTTGGTTATGTCTCGAAACGAAGGAACCACGCGGAACTGGCACCTCCATCGAATTGCGGAAGCTGGATCGATGCGAGGATTCGTTCGGAGAGAAGTTGCGAGATCGCATCACGATTCTGCAACTGAGCGTCCGGAAACCACCCTGAACGCTCAACGACCAGGAGTACCTTGATTCGGCGAACGATAGGCCCGCGAAATGGTCCCCCAACTGCGTTTTGGTGGGGAATTTCCACATCGCGTCAATCAATACCAATGATTGCGAGCGAGTTGCACACCTGGAGCCAAATGGAATCGATGGTTCGAATTGAGGTGAACCAAGTTGGATAGTTGTTTCCAGCAATCCGAGAAAAAACTCCGGGATCTGGTTTGCAGGGTTACAATTGCGGTCTGAACGATTGGATTGATTCGCGAGTAAACAACTCTGAGCACCAAATCTGTCAGTTCTGTAATGGTTGCACGATTTGTATCGATTCAGAAAAGTTTCTTCTGAGCTTTTCCGATATTTCGCTTTAGTCGCCTCGCAATGCAAAATGTCAAGGATGATCGAGATGGCCACACAATTAAATCGGTTTTCGAGTGATCGACTTCGATGGCTGTCCCTTCGACTCGCCTTTTGTGGGATCGTTGTGGCGACACCGGCGTGTCACCTCCCGAGTCTTCGAGGACCGCTGCCCGGGCCAGCGATTCCCGAAACAGTAACTCAGTCTGCGATTCCGGCGGGTTCACCGACTGAAAACTCTGCGAATTTCAGCGTGGATGAATTCTTCCATGATTCCCGTCTTTCGAGCCTGATTCACGAAGGATTAGCGAATAATCAGGAATTGAGAATTGTTCAGGAAGAAATTCAAGTTGCCCGGAACGAGATTATGTCTCGTCAAGGAGCGTATCTCCCATTTTTGACGGGCGGTGCCAGCGCGGGGATTGAGAAGCCAAGCGAGTTTACACGGAACGGCGCTGTTGAAGATCAGTTGGAGATTCTTCCAGGCCGTTCTTTTCCAAATCCGTTGCCAAATTATGGAGCAGGGCTTAACTTCTTCTGGCAATTAGATATCTGGCGTCAACTCCGGAACGCAAAAGATGCTGCTTTCTTCCGCTATTTGGCCTCGATCGACCGGCGAAACTACTTGGTAACAAAGCTAGTGGCTGAAATTGCGGAAAATTATTATACGCTCATGGCGCTTGATCAACGAATGATTACACTGAATGAAACAATTCGCTTACAGTCGAAGAGCCTCGAGATTTCCAAGGCCAAAAAGGATGCTGGACGAGGAACCGAATTGGCCGTGCAGCGATTCGAAGCGGAAGTGAAAAAGAACCTCAGCGAAAAGCTGGTGGTTGAACAAGAAATCATTCAGACGGAAAACCGGATTAACTTCTTAGCAGGTCGTTATCCGCAACACATTGATCGCGATGCATCGAATTTTTTTGATCTCACCTTGCGACCGCTCAGCGTTGGCGTTCCTTCGGATCTGCTTCGGAACCGTCCCGATATTCGTCAAGCAGAGCGGGAATTGTACGCGGCTGGACTCGACGTCAAAGTCGCTCGTGCTCGATTCTTCCCGACTTTGGCAATCACTGCAGGTGTTGGATACGAGGCGTTTAATCCCCGTTACATTGTTCGTCCGGAAGCGATCGCCTTTAACGTTGCGGGTGGGTTGATTGCACCGATTTTGAATAAGAAAGAAATCCGAGCGGATTATCTCTCCGCGAATGCGAAACAACTTCAGGCGATCTATCACTATCAACAATTGGTTCTGAATGCCTACGTTGAGGTAGTTAATCGAGTTTCGAAAGCAGAAAATTATCGCAAGAGTTTGGATAACAAAAAATTGCAACTTTCTGCTTTGACAACTTCCGTCGATGTTGCCAGTAAATTGTTCGATAATGCTCGAGCGGAATATGTCGAAGTGCTCTTAGCTCAGCGAGACTTGATGGATGCTCGAATGGAATTTATCGAATTGAAGCGAGAACAACTTGCCGCGATGACGAATGCTTATCAAGCATTAGGTGGCGGGAATATGTTCCAGAATATGGCACCTGCCCCCCCACGAATCATGGATAAAGAGTAATCGCAACGCGATTGGCTGAACCATTCAGAGTTTATCCACTTGTATCAATTCAATACGAGCGGATAAACTCCGAATGTGTTCGACGAATTGCACATTTCGTTGGCCTCAGATGTCAAGCGATTCTTCTCCAATTCTGGTATTCGATTTGTTTGTCACCCGACATCGAGAGAAGCATCATGAATTTAATTCATTGGCGGCTAGTTGGCCCTGTCTTGCTGATTGTGGGAGTGATCTTTTGTGTCTCGATCTCGATCGCAATCTCACTATTTTCGCAACAAACCTCCATTTCACGATTGTTGCGAGAAAATGTCTCCAGTCGAAGTGCGGCTTCAGAA
This DNA window, taken from Tuwongella immobilis, encodes the following:
- a CDS encoding TolC family protein yields the protein MATQLNRFSSDRLRWLSLRLAFCGIVVATPACHLPSLRGPLPGPAIPETVTQSAIPAGSPTENSANFSVDEFFHDSRLSSLIHEGLANNQELRIVQEEIQVARNEIMSRQGAYLPFLTGGASAGIEKPSEFTRNGAVEDQLEILPGRSFPNPLPNYGAGLNFFWQLDIWRQLRNAKDAAFFRYLASIDRRNYLVTKLVAEIAENYYTLMALDQRMITLNETIRLQSKSLEISKAKKDAGRGTELAVQRFEAEVKKNLSEKLVVEQEIIQTENRINFLAGRYPQHIDRDASNFFDLTLRPLSVGVPSDLLRNRPDIRQAERELYAAGLDVKVARARFFPTLAITAGVGYEAFNPRYIVRPEAIAFNVAGGLIAPILNKKEIRADYLSANAKQLQAIYHYQQLVLNAYVEVVNRVSKAENYRKSLDNKKLQLSALTTSVDVASKLFDNARAEYVEVLLAQRDLMDARMEFIELKREQLAAMTNAYQALGGGNMFQNMAPAPPRIMDKE